The proteins below are encoded in one region of Helianthus annuus cultivar XRQ/B chromosome 2, HanXRQr2.0-SUNRISE, whole genome shotgun sequence:
- the LOC110908678 gene encoding ESCRT-related protein CHMP1B — protein sequence MGQAEKLMNQIMELKFTAKSLQRQARKCEKDEKSEKLKVKKAIEKGNMDGARIYAENAIRKRNEQMNYLRLASRLDAVVARLDTQAKMNTISKSMGSIVKSLESTLATGNLQKMSETMDQFERQFVNMEVQAEFMESSMAGSTSLSTPEGEVNSLMQQVADDYGLEVSVGLPQPAAHAVPTKNAEKVDEDDLSRRLAELKARG from the exons ATGGGACAAGCGGAGAAACTGATGAACCAGATCATGGAGTTGAAGTTCACGGCAAAGAGCCTGCAACGGCAAGCCAGAAAATGCGAAAAAGACGAGAAATCGGAGAAACTCAAAGTCAAAAAAGCGATCGAGAAAGGTAACATGGACGGAGCCCGAATCTACGCCGAAAACGCCATCCGGAAACGTAACGAGCAGATGAATTACCTCCGGCTAGCCTCTCGGCTTGATGCGGTTGTAGCGCGGCTTGATACGCAGGCGAAAATGAACACCATTAGTAAGTCGATGGGATCCATTGTGAAATCGCTTGAATCCACGCTAGCTACAG GTAATTTGCAGAAGATGTCGGAGACAATGGACCAGTTTGAGCGACAGTTTGTGAACATGGAGGTGCAGGCTGAGTTTATGGAGAGTTCAATGGCAGGAAGCACTTCGTTATCGACTCCGGAAGGTGAGGTTAACAGTTTGATGCAGCAAGTAGCGGATGATTACGGTCTGGAGGTTTCTGTCGGTTTGCCGCAACCTGCTGCACATGCTGTGCCGACTAAGAATGCCGAAaaggttgatgaggatgatctGTCTAGGCGCCTTGCGGAACTTAAAGCGCGCGGGTAA
- the LOC110908672 gene encoding threonine synthase, chloroplastic yields the protein MATPTTLLLRSPFYTNPRRRTTTTTIKASNNPPPPLHHHRRPADESIRQEAHRRNSTDHNFSAKYVPFNAHPSCTESYSLDEIVYRSRSGGLLDVHHDMEALKAFDGTYWKSLFDSRIGKTTWPYGSGVWSKKEWVLPEIDDDDIVSAFEGNSNMFWAERFGKQLVGMNDLWVKHCGISHTGSFKDLGMTVLVSQVNRLRKMNRPVIGVGCASTGDTSAALSAYCASAGIPSIVFLPADKISMAQLVQPIANGAFVLSLDTDFDGCMRLVREVTSELPIYLANSLNSLRLEGQKTAAIEILQQFDWEVPDWVIVPGGNLGNIYAFYKGFHMCKELGLVDRIPRLVCAQAANANPLYLHFQSGWEDFSPVKAKTTFASAIQIGDPVSIDRAVYALKNSNGIVEEATEEELMDAMAQADATGMFICPHTGVALTALVKLRNSGVIKATDRAVVVSTAHGLKFTQSKIDYHSKAIPEMGCKLANPPVNVKADFGSVMDVLKKYLLSKEVK from the coding sequence ATGGCTACTCCTACTACTCTTCTTCTCAGATCCCCTttctacacaaaccctagaagaagaacaaccaccaccaccatcaaagcATCCAACAACCCACccccaccactccaccaccaccgtcgccccGCCGACGAAAGCATCCGCCAAGAAGCCCACCGTCGCAACTCCACCGACCACAACTTCTCCGCCAAATACGTCCCCTTCAACGCCCACCCATCCTGCACTGAATCCTACTCATTAGACGAGATCGTCTACCGCTCCCGCTCCGGCGGCCTCCTCGATGTCCACCACGACATGGAAGCCCTAAAAGCATTCGACGGAACCTACTGGAAATCCTTGTTCGATTCCAGGATCGGCAAGACCACCTGGCCCTACGGCTCCGGGGTATGGTCCAAGAAAGAGTGGGTGTTGCCGgagattgatgatgatgatattgtcAGCGCCTTTGAAGGTAATTCCAACATGTTTTGGGCTGAGCGTTTTGGCAAACAGTTGGTGGGCATGAATGATTTATGGGTTAAACATTGTGGGATTAGTCATACGGGTAGTTTTAAAGATCTGGGTATGACTGTCTTGGTTAGTCAAGTCAACCGGTTGCGTAAAATGAACCGCCCGGTGATCGGGGTGGGCTGCGCGTCGACCGGAGACACGTCCGCTGCCTTATCGGCTTACTGCGCCTCTGCTGGTATCCCCAGCATTGTTTTCTTGCCTGCTGATAAGATTTCGATGGCGCAATTGGTGCAGCCGATTGCCAACGGGGCGTTTGTGTTGAGCTTGGATACCGATTTTGACGGGTGTATGCGGTTGGTTAGGGAAGTGACGTCTGAATTGCCGATTTATTTGGCGAATAGTTTGAATAGTCTGAGGTTAGAAGGGCAGAAAACGGCTGCGATTGAGATCTTGCAGCAGTTTGATTGGGAAGTACCCGATTGGGTGATTGTTCCGGGTGGGAATTTGGGGAACATATACGCGTTTTACAAAGGGTTTCACATGTGCAAAGAGTTGGGATTAGTTGATAGGATTCCGAGACTTGTGTGTGCTCAAGCTGCAAACGCGAACCCGCTTTATTTACATTTTCAATCCGGGTGGGAGGATTTTAGTCCTGTGAAGGCGAAAACGACTTTTGCATCGGCTATCCAGATTGGTGATCCGGTTTCTATAGATCGGGCAGTGTACGCGCTCAAGAATTCGAATGGGATTGTTGAGGAGGCTACTGAAGAGGAACTGATGGATGCGATGGCGCAAGCGGATGCAACGGGGATGTTTATTTGTCCGCATACTGGTGTTGCGTTGACGGCTTTGGTTAAGCTTAGGAATAGTGGTGTGATTAAGGCTACTGATAGGGCGGTTGTGGTGAGTACTGCGCATGGGTTGAAGTTTACGCAGTCGAAGATTGATTATCACTCTAAAGCAATCCCGGAAATGGGTTGTAAGTTGGCTAATCCGCCGGTGAATGTGAAGGCGGATTTTGGGTCGGTTATGGATGTTCTTAAAAAGTACTTGTTGAGCAAAGAAGTAAAGTGA
- the LOC110908687 gene encoding uncharacterized protein At1g51745 isoform X2, with translation MGSSCEANGQNIDSTVGGLVWVRRRNGSWWPGRILGPDELPESGLVSPKRAGTPVKLLGREDASVDWYNLEKSKRVKAFRCGEYDECIEKAKFTANYSCKKAAKYARREDAILQALEIENSQFLKNSNSETISHTDKTKNISDKLSGLEFISVSPQELSRTAASADDNSEDDGSKKRMRGLHDLGVGTFKKKRTGVAHIHDYLKKKNRRCQLTTVLKKTEMKEDENYSVLELLETDDSSGRLFDVPFVREQKQTAGSSPASIPETEFQESGSIISSGADDIISHIIDNNGSSKWQHKGKRKSRNKIKTKTLQNFLTESTEEVNNTVEVKGSQRFMFIHQSCYKRTGSLYDVRIDVESRNFRRHLPYISLWSNFTGQRVTGHSLEVEVVTDDGWLNSSECLSSSCGEAPKKARKNGGVTSNKKIRKLSSLREKGVLKRPDIGCVPLKVVFGRINAVLGIN, from the exons ATGGGGAGTTCTTGTGAAGCAAATGGTCAAAATATTGACTCGACGGTCGGTGGGTTGGTTTGGGTCCGGCGGAGAAACGGGTCCTGGTGGCCGGGCCGGATATTGGGGCCTGATGAGTTACCGGAAAGTGGTTTGGTTTCGCCTAAAAGAGCGGGTACTCCGGTGAAGCTGCTAGGGAGAGAGGATGCTAGTGT GGACTGGTACAATCTCGAGAAGTCTAAACGTGTAAAAGCTTTTCGATGTGGCGAATACGACGAATGCATCGAAAAAGCAAAATTTACAGCGAATTATTCTTGCAAAAAAGCAGCAAAATACGCACGTAGAGAAGACGCAATTCTTCAAGCCCTGGAGATCGAAAACTCTCAATTTTTAAAAAATAGTAATTCCGAAACCATCTCACACACAGACAAAACCAAAAACATATCTGATAAATTGAGTGGCCTAGAATTCATCTCCGTTTCCCCACAGGAATTATCACGTACCGCCGCTTCTGCCGATGATAATTCTGAAGACGACGGAAGTAAAAAACGCATGCGAGGGTTACACGACCTCGGGGTAGGAACGTTTAAGAAAAAGCGGACCGGAGTGGCGCATATTCATGATTATTTAAAgaagaagaaccgtcgctgtcagTTGACAACAGTTTTAAAGAAAACCGAAATG AAAGAAGATGAAAACTACAGTGTTTTGGAATTACTAGAAACTGATGATTCTTCTGGAAGGCTGTTTGATGTTCCGTTTGTTCGAGAACAAAAGCAGACTGCAG GTTCTTCTCCTGCATCGATACCCGAAACGGAATTTCAAGAATCCGGTTCTATTATTAGTTCAGGTGCCGACGACATAATAAGCCATATAATAGATAATAACGGTAGTTCGAAATGGCAGCATAAAGGGAAAAGAAAATCAAGaaataaaatcaaaacaaaaaccctCCAGAATTTTTTGACCGAGTCAACAGAAGAAGTCAACAACACGGTTGAGGTAAAGGGCTCACAAAGATTTATGTTTATTCATCAGTCCTGTTACAAAAGAACCGGCTCCCTTTATGATGTCCGTATTGACGTTGAATCGCGCAATTTTCGTCGGCATCTTCCGTACATCTCTCTTTGGAGTAACTTTACCGGCCAACGGGTGACGGGCCATTCGCTTGAAGTCGAGGTGGTTACCGATGATGGTTGGTTGAATAGTTCGGAATGCCTTAGTAGTAGCTGCGGGGAGGCTCCCAAAAAAGCTAGAAAAAACGGGGGGGTTACATCTAACAAGAAGATCCGAAAGCTATCGTCATTAAGGGAAAAAGGGGTGCTTAAAAGGCCAGATATAGGTTGTGTTCCGTTGAAGGTTGTTTTTGGTAGGATAAATGCGGTGTTGGGTATTAACTAG
- the LOC110908687 gene encoding uncharacterized protein At1g51745 isoform X1 has product MGSSCEANGQNIDSTVGGLVWVRRRNGSWWPGRILGPDELPESGLVSPKRAGTPVKLLGREDASVDWYNLEKSKRVKAFRCGEYDECIEKAKFTANYSCKKAAKYARREDAILQALEIENSQFLKNSNSETISHTDKTKNISDKLSGLEFISVSPQELSRTAASADDNSEDDGSKKRMRGLHDLGVGTFKKKRTGVAHIHDYLKKKNRRCQLTTVLKKTEMVSIPVICEEHNGSEYNNNELKGSFSDSTGDVTNNINSSGFKQKEDENYSVLELLETDDSSGRLFDVPFVREQKQTAGSSPASIPETEFQESGSIISSGADDIISHIIDNNGSSKWQHKGKRKSRNKIKTKTLQNFLTESTEEVNNTVEVKGSQRFMFIHQSCYKRTGSLYDVRIDVESRNFRRHLPYISLWSNFTGQRVTGHSLEVEVVTDDGWLNSSECLSSSCGEAPKKARKNGGVTSNKKIRKLSSLREKGVLKRPDIGCVPLKVVFGRINAVLGIN; this is encoded by the exons ATGGGGAGTTCTTGTGAAGCAAATGGTCAAAATATTGACTCGACGGTCGGTGGGTTGGTTTGGGTCCGGCGGAGAAACGGGTCCTGGTGGCCGGGCCGGATATTGGGGCCTGATGAGTTACCGGAAAGTGGTTTGGTTTCGCCTAAAAGAGCGGGTACTCCGGTGAAGCTGCTAGGGAGAGAGGATGCTAGTGT GGACTGGTACAATCTCGAGAAGTCTAAACGTGTAAAAGCTTTTCGATGTGGCGAATACGACGAATGCATCGAAAAAGCAAAATTTACAGCGAATTATTCTTGCAAAAAAGCAGCAAAATACGCACGTAGAGAAGACGCAATTCTTCAAGCCCTGGAGATCGAAAACTCTCAATTTTTAAAAAATAGTAATTCCGAAACCATCTCACACACAGACAAAACCAAAAACATATCTGATAAATTGAGTGGCCTAGAATTCATCTCCGTTTCCCCACAGGAATTATCACGTACCGCCGCTTCTGCCGATGATAATTCTGAAGACGACGGAAGTAAAAAACGCATGCGAGGGTTACACGACCTCGGGGTAGGAACGTTTAAGAAAAAGCGGACCGGAGTGGCGCATATTCATGATTATTTAAAgaagaagaaccgtcgctgtcagTTGACAACAGTTTTAAAGAAAACCGAAATGGTAAGCATTCCTGTTATATGTGAAGAACACAATGGGTCGGAATATAATAATAATGAGTTAAAAGGAAGTTTTTCTGATAGCACGGGTGATGTCACTAATAATATTAATTCAAGCGGCTTCAAGCAGAAAGAAGATGAAAACTACAGTGTTTTGGAATTACTAGAAACTGATGATTCTTCTGGAAGGCTGTTTGATGTTCCGTTTGTTCGAGAACAAAAGCAGACTGCAG GTTCTTCTCCTGCATCGATACCCGAAACGGAATTTCAAGAATCCGGTTCTATTATTAGTTCAGGTGCCGACGACATAATAAGCCATATAATAGATAATAACGGTAGTTCGAAATGGCAGCATAAAGGGAAAAGAAAATCAAGaaataaaatcaaaacaaaaaccctCCAGAATTTTTTGACCGAGTCAACAGAAGAAGTCAACAACACGGTTGAGGTAAAGGGCTCACAAAGATTTATGTTTATTCATCAGTCCTGTTACAAAAGAACCGGCTCCCTTTATGATGTCCGTATTGACGTTGAATCGCGCAATTTTCGTCGGCATCTTCCGTACATCTCTCTTTGGAGTAACTTTACCGGCCAACGGGTGACGGGCCATTCGCTTGAAGTCGAGGTGGTTACCGATGATGGTTGGTTGAATAGTTCGGAATGCCTTAGTAGTAGCTGCGGGGAGGCTCCCAAAAAAGCTAGAAAAAACGGGGGGGTTACATCTAACAAGAAGATCCGAAAGCTATCGTCATTAAGGGAAAAAGGGGTGCTTAAAAGGCCAGATATAGGTTGTGTTCCGTTGAAGGTTGTTTTTGGTAGGATAAATGCGGTGTTGGGTATTAACTAG